ttcaggTATGGAAATTGGTTTATAGCCGTTAATGGCAGATCGGAGACTTTACATTCAAAACTGCAAAGGCCAAGTGAACTAAACAGAACTTTTCCTTGtttattatcttttctatttaatgctgtctattataataataattattatataaatattagattacTATATTGCACTTTTCTCACTCTTGttatttgttttgatttgttttttttaatataaatattatgttatataattatcattaCATCAGcgtaatgaaaatttaataaatattttaactcgTAATCCAGATTCCATACAATAAGCCATATTGATTGATTCGGTATATTATAAAAGCACaatctcctctctctctctctttcttttaattttttaattctccTTTAATTTAAACAGTAACATATTATTTAGCCAATATTATACTATCTAACagatttaaatatcaaataacatattaaaacataatccAATATCAATCCAGCTgcattttaagaaatttataacTTCCAATTTGTttagataattatattattttaatgggctaatagttttattataattaaattgagaatttatataatttttattttttagaaaaaagaaggaagaaatctAGTGACAAGCAAAGAATCCCTGGAATGGAAAAAAGTCGTATGATTACAACAATCATTGTGAAAGAACCTAAATGCATAGAGCTGGAAACTGCTTTTGCTTGACGATGAATCACAAGTCCCTCCATACACATTTGCAGGTCAAACACTTCAGACTCCAAATTCCAATTTATATTGTATTTCAACGTCGGTGTCTCtccaaaaataaatgcatattTTTCCACAATTAAAAGGACCCAAGAAAATTctcctattattttttggCAGCCGAGAAATTATTAGAtagatttaatatgctatgtAATTTATAGACtaaatgtaaatttatttattaattattataatttttttaattataagttattaataataataaataaataaaaatacaacaattaataaataaaatgatatggcagactaaatttatttaaaaatctttcttagtattattattttttaatttgaatattcaattattaattaattaaagtataGAATGGTCCATATTCTCATTTAAGAAGAttgaaaaaattctaaatctatccattaaaaattttaaatttaaatataatgtcATTATCCATcaatattcataaaaagttAATCGGTGTTCATAAAAATTGTAatgatgaatataaaaatatatcaattttcatAGTCCACCATGTCCATTGAATAACACAAGAAAGTCTACTGTAAAAGTTTAAACTCTCGTATTTAATGAAGCAAATGCTTAATTATTAGACTGTCAAATTTTtgtaaactaaaaaattttcaaaattcagtCGCTCAATTACAAGGGCAACTTTGGAATTTCAATGTTcgtctcttttctttaaagtCATAGAGATGGATAGAGAGGACAAAgcaaaacagaaaagaaaaacgaaaAAACAGAGAGAATAAGagatttttcatttcaaaaagaagaaagacaaACCGAAAGAGGGCACACCAATAAAGAGAAGGAAATGGAAGAAGTAGTATTGTTGATAGATGAACTGCAAACGAGTTGCGCAGTATCTCACTGCAGAATTTGCCATGAAGCTGAATTTGAAAGCTGCAAAACATTGGAAGCTCCTTGTGCCTGTTCAGGAACTGTCAAGGTATCTCAATCCGAATCAAAATTCATGCGCTTTTCCTGGTTTTCAATTTCATGCtctgttttctttcttcagttttttATAGACTTGGTTTCGTGGTTCAGTTTGCGCACAGAGATTGCATACAGAGATGGTGTAACGAGAAAGGAAATACAACTTGTGAAATTTGTCTCCAGGTTTGAATTTTCTGCGCAGCAAAGACAacatgaaattattttctcttttattttaattttcttgggTACTTTAGTTAGCTATTTTGGTTTTCTGGGTTTTCAGAAATTCAGATACTTCTGTCTCTTTTCTCTCTGTATTCTTTCTCTTGTTCCTGTTCGAATTGGGTTGAGTTGTTTTTCATTCAGACTCTGTAAACATCAACTTTGTGTTTTCgctttgatttttctttttgggttcTATGTTGTTGTCTTTATCAAAAAGTTGTACATCTTTCTCCGCGTCTGTTAGATGATTTCTACGGATTCCTCTGCTACTGCAGTTTATTGtattagagaaaagaaaagattttcaaTTCAGTAGAATTCTTTCCAGGATTTTTCCTCACATGTGGGTACTTTTATTTCTTACGTGTTGCCAGCAGAGTGTTAATATAGACATTTGGAATTCAAAGATGTCAGATgataataatcataaatgaTTTTCAGAGAGCATGAAATTTTGGAATTTTGTATTGCAGAGCTATGAACCAGGATACACGGCACCTTCGAAAAAGTCTCAGCTGATGGATGCAATGACAATTAGGTacatacatttatttattttccgctcataaaatttcatcaatttagataatcaataatttaagTAAATGACTCAATTATTAGCTTACACGTGGCATTATCCACCAACTGGTTCTCCGCGTTTTAGAATATTTGTCGCCTTTTCTTTACATTTTGTAAAGTCGCCAATTAAATAATCCAAATGTGCTTTTACAACGAATTTTGCTCCTTAAGCGTAGGGGTCTATAGTTGCTCATATATTTTAGCGTACTAGGAACATACTTTCTGTCTGCTTAAGTTGCTTTTATCTAATTCAGGAATCGTAATCATGGATTCAGCTCtcagaatttttataattacgTAACGATtgtaaaatatgtaatatatCTATTAATCCGGGAATGATTTTAATAGAGAAAGCTTGGAAATTCAAGAACATGACCCTGAAAGTCAAGGCATGGCGGCGGTGGTCGAAGGAGTAACAGTTGACGCCGGAGATTCTGAGTGCACGACTGCCGCCGATAGAAGCGCCTCCTATTGCCGGTCGTTGGCTTTAACAGTAAGTCGTGTTTATGATTGAACTTTCTCGAGTCGCCATTATGATTTTCTGCAAAATATTGTGCTTATATGAGaacaaattttgaaatatggGTACGGGCTCACTGTATATGGTTAACACTTgacatttatattattagaaagTTAAATATAACGATTTATTATAGTTTACAATTCCTAAGGTGAGACCGTTTAAAAAATGGacactaaaattttaattttacattttacttttaaaataattatttcagtGGGTTATAATTCTAGAAATCAaggaaatataattatataaattggtTGATCAACAACAtggattttttcttttttcttttttcttttgtttacaACATTCATTAAATGAGGGATGgattattctaaaaaagaaaaggggatGGATTGAATTAGCAGTAAATTCAAAATGCAACTGCCTTAGCATGGGTCAATTTTGAAGTGAGCACCAGTTGTTTTAGTGTGGGCCAGGACCTCAAATCAGAATTCTTAATTGGTTTTCGGTGCATCTGGAATTGTTTAGGAGAGGAAGGAGTTGTATGGATTACAGTTCACTAACCTAATGGCTAGccagaaattttaaaaaaagtggCACCCCATAAAAGCTCAGTAACGGCCAAAAATCAAATGATAAAAAACCTTTACAAGGAGATGAAAGTGTAACTTGGAAGCAAATAACTTtaggtttttatttttggagCCAAAATGTATGTCGTttactttcatatatattttttttgtttctaattattttgttaaatgtCAACTTAACTGGCAGTTCACCCtccttttacttttaaaacaTTTCTTGGCTACCCTCACCGGAGGGACGGAAGATTACCCCTTTACGCTTCTAACCGtaagtaaaataatttcttacttACTAAATCAATTCGCACTTCAACTACCACTTTCTTTACAAACTGAATCGGATTTTGTGTCACTATCTTGACTCCCGTTTGGTGTATTATGCTCCAGATACTTGCACTGAGGGCTAGTGGGATTCTTCTCCCAATGCTCATAGTGCTGAGGACAATTGCAGCAATTCAGAAAAGCATTCGGAGACAATATCAGGTCAGaaacttcttttccttttcttcagAAAATAAGGAGTGGTCTCTGGCCTAAGAattaaaacttcaattgaGCTGGCCAAGATCATTGatctattgatttttttatttattttttttttattcttttcaaaagaaaaactccTGCAGGCTAAATATCTGAACATCTTTTCCTGTTTCAGGATAGGGATGACGAAGGAGATGAAGATGAGCAGCAACATTTAGTATAGTTGCGTGCTCTAAAATCCTAGTATAATTCCTACATTATTTCCATTTGTATCAGAGCATCCCATCGATGCTCGTCTTGTCAATATTCTTTCCCTGTTTTGGGGcaataaatgaaatgaaaattaattttaccaaagaaaagttaaaatttgaaaatatctgTCACATTCAAAATTAGCAATGAAGCAACCTCACCTACCACCCAATAACTAAAAAAGTTGCAAAAGGTAACAGCAATACTGATCAGTAAGTAAGATGAACCACCACACTAACTAATATGTAATCACCTTTCAAAAAAGAGCCAATTGGATGATAAAACAATTCTCGCATAATATGGGCGACAACCTTTCCCTTTTGTTGGTTGAACCCACCTCATTGACATTTCAACGACCGTATGACAGGAGGACAATCACTCCTTTGGTTGAAACTAAACTACACTACATCCTCACTAATTTAATTACGACTATACAAAAGAGCTGGTTAATCCAACTTAGAGCAACCCTCTGTATCAATCCTAAAGTGGCAAATCCTGTTAAATTGCATATTCAATGGCTAAAAATTTTACCCCGCCTCACCAAATTGGCCCCAAAATTTGACAGCAATGCCTGATGGGAAAAATCAGCAATGTTCCAAAGCCTAAGGAGAACTTCTCTAATTACTCGGTTATTTACAGAAATGAATACAGATAGCAAAAGTACCAGTACTAGCACCCAGTTCAAATTTGCTGCAGAAATACTCTTGCCCTATGCTGAAGTTCAGTAAGTGAGCTGATTCCAATACTCTCCGACCTGTTGCCAGTCAAATTTGTTGCCACATCAAAAACATGTTGTAGGAAGACTCCCATCTCATCGCCATTACTTTGAATGGTCAAGTTTCCTTCAGATCTCCTTCTGTGTTTTCCATATATTACCTCAAATTCTCTGGACTTTGCAGCTGCTTTTTGAAGGATGGGGTCGGGAAGTCCTGAAATAGTTACAAGCACTAGAATTCATTCTCAAAGGACCATTGAAAACTGTCGCCAACAATTTATCTACTGATCTTAACCAGATGCAACATAAAGTTTAAATGAATCATGTAGAAATTGTTTAGATTAGATGTGCATCTTTCAATATTCCGATAATGATCCACAATCCCACACAGATTATCCTGTTAAATAACTAGAAAATAAGGACatcaattatttctttaaagttcccaaattcatttaacatattttcctttttaacaTTAGATTTGCTGCAATGAGAAATGAattacacacacacacacacacacacattgAAGCATCTGCAACCAGATCCAACAGATATACTGTCAGTGCTACCACAATAACTTGGCCAATCACTTATTAGACCTTTAATTAACAGTTGAAGATGGAAAGAATCAGGCAGAAAGCATTACCAGCCAGTCTTGCCACATTGACACCGTAGCTTTTAGGACATGCACCAGGTGTCAACCTATAAAGAAATGTAACTTCTTCCACTTCTCCAACCCCTCTTCCAACTTGACATGCCATGTGACAGAGAGATACCTATATGAGAcagtaaaagaaattcataTCAGTCAACACTTGCAAGAAAGCTACTAGCATGGTGAAAAAATAAAGGCTCATGCATTCAAATGTGAAGCAGCCAGTTTAATTTACAATTTCAGTACATCGTACATCTGTGACTAACACATAATTCATATACACTGATACTTAAGACCAGAGAGCATTCCTGAATGCATCTATTCATAGTCCATGTTCAAACAGCTTCAATTTCAGtgaaagaagataaaaagcAACCTTGGGATCTTTCTGATAGTCTACAGATAATCGATGATAGTGGGTTGAAAACATTCCTCGACACTGCACCCTGTGGACAAAATGTTCAAGGACTGATTCCCTGAcaagatagaaccagaaagtAGAATCAGGTTCACTAAACCCAGCAGAAAGTTTAGATAAAATGTAAGAGACTTGGAGAAGTAATCCAAAATGGTGAATTCAATAAAAGGAGACGCCAATTCAATCATGCTCAGTTAAGGCACCTACGCTATTGCTTGTCCATCTGATGTTGATGTGCCGCGTCCAAGTTCATCCAGTGTGACCAATGAATTACGAGTGGCCGATGACTGTTAAAAGCCacaataaaatatacttaaaatgCTAGTCAGCTGGAACTGTATTTATTGGACCACCCTTACAAGAATATCTAAGgcttaaaagataaaagagaaTAATGAAACGCCCTATATACAAGTGCACTGTTGATATTTCAATGTCAACAGTGGAAAAGCTGCATCAGAAATCCCAATAAAACATCGAGCAGAAATTTCAACAAGTTCACTTATTAACAATTATTTCCAAATAAAGCAGCAGCAGCACATCATGAAAAGCTAAATCAACTTTCATGATTGTTTATTCTAAATTGAAATCTCACCAGCATAAGTGCAGTTTCTGAAAGTTCTGTTAAAAATGTACTCTGTCCTGCCATTATATGATCTTTTGCACCCATTCGAACAAATATTCGATCAACAGGTGACAATTCAAAGCTCTCAGCAGGGACATCAGCTCCTACCTGTGGCATAACATAGAAACAATATGAAGAGTAGACTTCCCAAGAAAACATAAttacctatatatatatatatatatatatatatatattatatacctGGGCCAGAATCACAGCTAAACAAACTTGCCGGAGAAGAGTAGACTTCCCACCCATGTTAGGACCAGTGAGAAGGATAAAGCTGGCACCATCACTGCCACCAATACTAACATCATTGGGCACAAAAGCACCCTTGCCTAAAGAGTCACTTTTAAGAATAGGGTGCCCTAAACTTTTTGCAGAGAAGCATGGCATTTCACTTGATGATGAACCTAGGATGACTGGGCGGCATGCCTGTCCTTCATAGAAGTCACTAGCAATTGCCAGACTGATCAAAACATCCAATTCTGAAACATGAAAGCCATGccaaatataattagttatatCATGTTGAATACAAGTTGCTATGATGAGTTCAGATGCCACAAAAGAAGTACAAGCAAAGTACCAGGTTGCTGTTCCAAGCAAAAAATGCGAACTTAGTTTACAGAAAGGTTCACTCATGTTCCTATAGCTGGAGAGGTTAAAGTCTGAGATCAATGGTTGCACTTTAGCTCAATGTTTGCACTAGGAGtctatttattttctgttgttttatttaattgatagTTATCTTTTCCAGTTTTAATTGCGTCAGCAGTAAATACCGTGTGCTGTAATTACTAACCCATGCATGCTATAAACATGGGATGTAATCTTGGTCTTTAGGAAAGTTGTGTTTTCAGTTATTCAAAATGGAAACAGTGTCTATATATTAAAGACACGGAATGACAGAAAGTAGActgaatttctaaaactaaaTCGTTGTTATAGATTATGATGTCCTCTCTTAACGAGCTCCAAACTGGATCTAGCAAGATAGGTAAAGTAAGGGGGGAAAGTCAATTAGAGCAAGACTCTTAGCTGAGCTTTAAGATTATCCAGTTACTAGCCCCATAACATGACCAGTAACCCAAGACGGTGACAGTTGTTTGATTTCTATTCTCTGAATATTTCAATCCTTCATTTCCAATGATGATGATGCACTTCAGTTAGTCAGAGCAGAGAACAAATAACTAGACTTCATATTCAGTAGTGTGGGCATGCATGCATCTCTGTGAATGAGCATGATAGAGAACTATAGGAAAGCCCGTATAGAAGGAAGCTCCCAATTGACATGCATGATGTAAATGTACAAACCTGCAGTTGCAGAATTGAGTTGTCTCCACTTATCATGATGCTCGCAGAACTGAACAATCAATCTCTGCAAAATGTTCTTCAGTGCTAATTCCTTTTCAGATTCAGCTTGTGAAAGCTCTCCTAAGAGCTTCTTAATACTCGGAGTCCAATACCTGTAAAAGCCCTGCAAGTGCAAGAAGCAGGCAGAGAAATGAAATTCAGCAGAGTAGCAAGAAGGATACTCCAAAGCAATCTTCACTAATCACTCATCATACCAGAAGTTGACGTCTCAACCGTTAATCAAAATGCATTCTTATAAgttatttatcaatgtttAGTATGTCACTAATAGAAACTTACAAACATTTAAAAAGTATCAtataaattcttgaattcggaaataaaatataaggatCTTTTTTCTCTATTCCACTCGGTTAATGGTTACATCTTTAATCTACAGAAATGTATATGTATTAcatatttaacaaaataataacaaaaataataaacatctAGATAATGTTGTTTTATAAGAAGAGCAGAAAATTAATGTGCCACAATCAGTGAAGTGGTTAGGCAGACTTGGCCTTCCTACAGGCATAAGAAAATGAGTTTAATAGATGGTCATGCATCATATATTTGTTATCTACCTTTTTGGATGAACGCAACTCATAATCACGAGGGATACTCCCGCGAAAATGTTCAGGAACTTCCAGTAGGTATGCCTCTTTACCAACTGTGACATACATGATCTGTAACAGGCAACAAGATGACATAGCTTGGTTATCTACTAAAAGATGTtgagtgaaaaagaaaaacaagaccAAAAATATTTCTAGAGATTTTATACTGATTTGTCTCCAAGTATCTTCTGTTGCTCCTTCAGGTGTTTTGTCAAACTAGACTCAATGACCCTAAGCTTTTCACATGCAGAATCATACTCTATATCAACTCCTTCATGAGGTATTACACGTCCAGAATTGTTGGCTTCCACCCAGTCGAAGGCTTCCTTGAAGTGCTTAAGAATTGAATGAATGTGGGGCCGACTTTTACCTGCACATGGACTGTAAAAATGAGATGCCACATACCACTTTgtgagaaataaaagaaaattaaaaccaaCAATACCAGGTGTTAACAAATGATGTAGTTGCCTCGACTCGACATTTTCCAAAATGACAGCAAGTGAAGAACATGCTTGTTCCATTAACTCACAGCCACGTAGAGCAGATATGAACTCTTGAAGCAGCTTCTTTGCTGCATcttcatataaaattactttatttgcATTTCTTCCATTCGCTTCACTGTAATCAATAAGAACAAACATACATGAGAAATTATCATATAATCACCAGCATATCATTTACAGATCATATAATCATACTCATAAGTGCTCCTATTCCTTTTTCAGGTATACCTGCTAGCAAATATGCGTGCAATCAATCTCTCCATGTCCGGAAGCCTAGACAATGCTTTTCGAAATTCCAGTGTTGCAGGTTGATTTACCCCCTAGAAAGCAAAATATCAGAACATatgaaaagataattaatagGATTAGAATGATAACGAAGAAAGATGTAAATTATGAAGGAAACAAAAAGGACTTAAGGTCTAACATGAACAACAATAGAAACTTACCCGTAGACCTGCCACAGCATCCTGGCGGTCCACAATAGATCTCAAATGATATAACGGTCTTGCGAGCCATGTCTTCAGCAACCTCTTCCCAAATGCGGTAACACAATGATTGAGTTGAGCATATAGCGTCCTTCATagatcaaaaaataaaaaactcagTATAGGGTCAGGAAAACAACAAATTTGACagatttaaattgtaaaagcTTTACCCTGACAAGCCTCCGTTTCTGCTATTCTCAAAAATCTCAAGGTTCTCCAGGGCAGCAGCATCTAGGATCATATATGGTTTTTGAGCAACATCACAGAAATCAGAGCATGGAAGTGATTCAAACTTTGCAAATCTAAGCAATGTCTCATCCAGAAAAGCCTGTTTGAGATAATAGAGAGTGCCTCCAAGAGCTGAAAGTGCTAATCTACCATTGTCTCCTTTATTTACTAGCTCTAACAGAATTTCTGGCAGGCAACTTGGCCCCTCCTCTGTAAATTGAAGATTTGCTGTatctttatcttctttattcaAAGATCTAGAAGCTGATTGATCAGAGATATGTTTATAGATGATCTTGACTTCATGAACAGTTTTTTCAGCATCCCAGAATTCTGAAAGGGGAACTAAATCATTAACCAAAGGATTTCTAGTATGTCTCAGCAGTAACCTCTCAGTTTCAGAACTGAGCGATTTTGCAGGTTTTATAATTTCTACTGGTCTCAGCTCAGACAACAGGCGACACAATGAGCTGCACTCTGAATCATCTACAAACTGGAACAGGGTGAAAGTGATCAAATAAGAAGGCATTACCAGAAAACATTCAATAATCAGCAGCACAATTGCAAAAAATTCAATCCACCTGCCCAAGAATGATTCTGCTGGTAGCAACATCAGCCACACAGATGCCAAAAGTCGGCTCAAAATTTTGACCTTCCAAATTCTGCTGACTTTCAGTCACTGCCATGAGGTACGAAGCATCAGGATTTGCTGTAAGCAATTCCCCCTCAGTTAATGTTCCTTTTGTAACCACTGCACATATTTCACGTTTCACAACCTAAAGATAGGAAAAAGATATCTCAGAAATTCAGATGTAATAGAGTCATAAGAGAATTGGCTAAAACATCAGGATTCCTCAAGTAATTATTTATGTCAACATGTCGTCTACTTTCAATAACATTTCAGTATTTACATTGACCATGGACGTATAAGGAAATCGTAGGTTCTGGAAGACATGAAGTATGATTTTAGTAGCCAATTGTGAAGGGAagtatcaaaacaaaattcaatCATTACCAATATCTCATGACAAATCTACAGACCTTGTCCTTAGAACCTTTCTCTTTGCGACGAAGCTCTAGTTGTTCAGGTGTTTCTGTCTGCTCTATGACCAGAACCCGATAACCCTGTTCTATCAAGACAACTCAAATGAAATCTCCCTCAGAGGACTAATACGCTAAAGAAATACAAGCGCAGTAGGTCTATTAAAGAAAGGTAGAACATAAGATGGAAATAACATAAGTACCCACCTTTCTAGTCAGTTTTTCAACATTCATTGAGAAGATTCTCTCCGGGAAACCACAATGAGGTTGTTCTCCCTATGGAACCAAACAGGAGTCAAATATTGACTTTAGATAAAGAACTGAAAAGCTTAAAACCAACAAGATATCCAAAATATGTAGCtgagaacaaaagaagaacgCCTCAGGGCTCAGCCCAATATTT
The Ricinus communis isolate WT05 ecotype wild-type chromosome 1, ASM1957865v1, whole genome shotgun sequence DNA segment above includes these coding regions:
- the LOC8267354 gene encoding DNA mismatch repair protein MSH6, coding for MAPSRKPSNGRSPLVNPQRQITSFFCKTTSPSPSPSPSPSPASTLSKGQTPKSNPNPNPKPSSPGPTTPSPVQSKTKKPLLVIGKTPTPSPSPSMPRVMANSFGKEVVEKRVKVYWPLDKTWYEGCVKSYDEDSGKHLVQYDDFEEEVLDLGNEKIEWVEESVTKFKRLRRGSLAFKNTVIEDEEMKDVADIEEENACVDGDDSSDEDWAKNVDKDISEDEDADLEDEVEEDSYKGAKSDSRKRKVYGAKASVKKKKSCGDVSEGAVKVSFIEPVKDGGNGFCNGLGNGNASINDASERFSMREAEKMWFLGAERRDAKRKRPGDADYDPRTLYLPPSFVKSLSGGQRQWWEFKSKHMDKVLFFKMGKFYELFEMDAHVGAKELDLQYMKGEQPHCGFPERIFSMNVEKLTRKGYRVLVIEQTETPEQLELRRKEKGSKDKVVKREICAVVTKGTLTEGELLTANPDASYLMAVTESQQNLEGQNFEPTFGICVADVATSRIILGQFVDDSECSSLCRLLSELRPVEIIKPAKSLSSETERLLLRHTRNPLVNDLVPLSEFWDAEKTVHEVKIIYKHISDQSASRSLNKEDKDTANLQFTEEGPSCLPEILLELVNKGDNGRLALSALGGTLYYLKQAFLDETLLRFAKFESLPCSDFCDVAQKPYMILDAAALENLEIFENSRNGGLSGTLYAQLNHCVTAFGKRLLKTWLARPLYHLRSIVDRQDAVAGLRGVNQPATLEFRKALSRLPDMERLIARIFASSEANGRNANKVILYEDAAKKLLQEFISALRGCELMEQACSSLAVILENVESRQLHHLLTPGKSRPHIHSILKHFKEAFDWVEANNSGRVIPHEGVDIEYDSACEKLRVIESSLTKHLKEQQKILGDKSIMYVTVGKEAYLLEVPEHFRGSIPRDYELRSSKKGFYRYWTPSIKKLLGELSQAESEKELALKNILQRLIVQFCEHHDKWRQLNSATAELDVLISLAIASDFYEGQACRPVILGSSSSEMPCFSAKSLGHPILKSDSLGKGAFVPNDVSIGGSDGASFILLTGPNMGGKSTLLRQVCLAVILAQVGADVPAESFELSPVDRIFVRMGAKDHIMAGQSTFLTELSETALMLSSATRNSLVTLDELGRGTSTSDGQAIAESVLEHFVHRVQCRGMFSTHYHRLSVDYQKDPKVSLCHMACQVGRGVGEVEEVTFLYRLTPGACPKSYGVNVARLAGLPDPILQKAAAKSREFEVIYGKHRRRSEGNLTIQSNGDEMGVFLQHVFDVATNLTGNRSESIGISSLTELQHRARVFLQQI
- the LOC8267355 gene encoding uncharacterized protein LOC8267355, which gives rise to MEEVVLLIDELQTSCAVSHCRICHEAEFESCKTLEAPCACSGTVKFAHRDCIQRWCNEKGNTTCEICLQSYEPGYTAPSKKSQLMDAMTIRESLEIQEHDPESQGMAAVVEGVTVDAGDSECTTAADRSASYCRSLALTFTLLLLLKHFLATLTGGTEDYPFTLLTILALRASGILLPMLIVLRTIAAIQKSIRRQYQDRDDEGDEDEQQHLV